From Cygnus atratus isolate AKBS03 ecotype Queensland, Australia chromosome 1, CAtr_DNAZoo_HiC_assembly, whole genome shotgun sequence, the proteins below share one genomic window:
- the MAPK11 gene encoding mitogen-activated protein kinase 11 isoform X2, which translates to MKHENVIGLLDVFTPATSIENFNEVYLVTNLMGADLNNIVKCQKLTDDHIQFLIYQLLRGLKYIHSAGIIHRDLKPSNLAVNEDCELRILDFGLARQTDDEMTGYVATRWYRAPEIMLNWMHYNQTVDIWSVGCIMAELLKGKALFPGNDYIDQLKRIMEVVGTPSSELLKKISSEHARKYIESLPHMPQQDLKAVFRGANPLAVDLLEKMLILDSDKRITASEALAHPYFVQYHDPDDEPVAELYDESIENKERTIDEWKELTYEEVISFKPPDLKMDSLEIEQ; encoded by the exons ATGAAGCATGAGAAC GTTATAGGATTGCTAGATGTTTTTACACCTGCAACATCAatagaaaattttaatgaagt GTATCTTGTGACGAATTTAATGGGTGCTGACCTGAATAACATTGTGAAGTGCCAGAAGTTAACAGATGACCACATACAGTTTCTCATTTATCAGTTACTTCGAGGTCTTAAG TATATTCACTCAGCTGGAATCATCCACCGG GACCTGAAGCCCAGTAACCTGGCTGTAAATGAAGACTGTGAGCTGAGG atTTTAGACTTTGGTTTAGCTCGACAAACTGATGATGAGATGACTGGATATGTTGCAACAAGATGGTACAGAGCTCCAGAAATTATGTTAAACTGGATGCACTATAATCAAACAG TTGACATCTGGTCTGTTGGATGCATCATGGCAGAACTATTGAAAGGGAAGGCCCTATTTCCAGGAAATGATT ATATCGATCAACTGAAGAGAATAATGGAGGTTGTGGGTACACCCAGTTCTGAACTTCTGAAGAAGATATCATCAGAACAT GCAAGAAAGTACATTGAATCTCTTCCACATATGCCTCAACAGGACTTGAAAGCAGTATTTCGTGGTGCCAATCCACTAG CTGTAGACCTTCTTGAGAAGATGCTTATATTGGACAGCGATAAAAGAATTACTGCCTCAGAAGCACTTGCACATCCATACTTTGTACAGTATCATGATCCAGACGATGAACCCGTGGCTGAGCTGTATGATGAGTCAATAGAGAATAAAGAGCGAACCATAGATGAATGGAAAG